AGAGGAGCCGCACCGGGGACAGCTCAAGACATAGGCTTCTTCGACCTCGAATTCGCTTCCACAGGCACCGCAAAGACCTCCGAGCGGGACGGTATCTATGATGAGTTCCGCCTCCCCGGCCGGGGTCTCTGCCTTCGCAACATTAAACGTAAAAATAAGGGCCTCAGGCAGTATCCCTGCGGCCCTTCCGATCCTGAGTCTCACCGACTCGATAGTATGATAACCCTCAGCCTTACAACGGGCGACTATAAGATCGAGAATACTGAGGGCGATGGAAGCCTCATGCATTCGGTCCCTTAGCGAGTCTCTCCTTCTCCTTCTCGTAGGCCTCTTTCCCGGCCTCAACAGCCGATGTTATGATCGATTTTTTCTCTTGATAGAAACCCTTGCCGCTATCGATCGCCGATGTCATCTTCTGCTTGGCTTGTTCCGCATAGCATTCTGCTTTCTCTCTCACGTCATCAGCAAGCGCCTTAATCTGTTCCCTCGTCTCCTTACCTGACCTCGGAGCCAACAGCAGTGCGACCCCCGCACCGACCAGACCCCCAAGAAGAAACGACAGAAATACGGAACCTCCGCTGTAACTACATCCCTCATGGTGACTCATCATCTTCCTCCTTTCCTTTTGCCCGACAGCAAAACGTTTAGATCCATTATTCCGACGCCGTGAGAGCCTCCCGGGGCTACCGGGACCTCCCCGTTAAAAGGTTCTTCATGAAAACCTCCGCAGCCACCCTGATACCAGCCCGCAAGGCAGAAATCTTTACGGTCGATGCCGACGTGACGCCTGTGACGACCTCACTAACGTGCTGAACGGTCTCACCGACATCTCGCACAGAGCCGGAAAGGACCTTCACGTCCTCCGTCACCGTAGCTACATTGTCGGTGACATTTCTCACGCTCCTCAGCGTCTCCTGAAGTTCTTCAAGGGCCGGCCTTATGGAGTCATCCGTTGTCTTCAGGAGATCGCGTAAAGAACGGGCAGCAGCCTTCAATTCGAGCAACAGTGCGACAAGAACGCCGACGGCAACGATTACGGCAAGTGTCACAAGCCCCCACAAGAGATTATTCATACCTTACTCCTTAACGAGGAAAATAATCTACCATCGTCTAAGCGAATTATATCACAGCC
This region of Thermodesulfovibrionales bacterium genomic DNA includes:
- a CDS encoding hydrogenase maturation nickel metallochaperone HypA, producing the protein MHEASIALSILDLIVARCKAEGYHTIESVRLRIGRAAGILPEALIFTFNVAKAETPAGEAELIIDTVPLGGLCGACGSEFEVEEAYVLSCPRCGSSAFKILRGYEMEIADMEVH
- a CDS encoding YtxH domain-containing protein; translated protein: MMSHHEGCSYSGGSVFLSFLLGGLVGAGVALLLAPRSGKETREQIKALADDVREKAECYAEQAKQKMTSAIDSGKGFYQEKKSIITSAVEAGKEAYEKEKERLAKGPNA
- a CDS encoding DUF948 domain-containing protein — protein: MNNLLWGLVTLAVIVAVGVLVALLLELKAAARSLRDLLKTTDDSIRPALEELQETLRSVRNVTDNVATVTEDVKVLSGSVRDVGETVQHVSEVVTGVTSASTVKISALRAGIRVAAEVFMKNLLTGRSR